ttattaaaaataattttatattttaacatgatttaatttattaatgatttatAAATGTACCTTACCTTCATAATAATAGCACTATGTCCATGTGTCGGtatttttcactaaaaatgtgtgttttccattttaaagtttttttccCTCTATTGTAAAAAATGTAAGACTCGATTTATACTGATAATACCAGAACTAAAACCAATAAgtaaatcatatcataatttcaagaaaaaataatttataaaaaaattgattcgatttaattaatttataaaaaattaacaaattgatGAAATTCGTAAGTTACAAAAAGTCtaggaaaattttttataagaCAGAAGAGGAGAGGAGCATGAAGCCCCATGTGACGCTATCATAATCAAGAACCTAGATTGCATGTGGAGTATGgataagaatgaaaataaattaaaaaatggaaaattagttttttagaaaaaaaattaaagggaaagaaaaggatGGGTAGGTTAAAGTCAGTAGATAGTATTGGGAGTTACAGAAGGGTGGGGTGTCAAAGAGCTGGACTCCATACGTGGCAGTAGCACCAACGCCTTTCAGTGTTCCCAAAAAGATTAGCtgtcatttttgttgtttggttGTGAGTGTGTCTCAAAtgctttttgaatttttgatgtaataaaaatgGGTGAAGGCAGTTGTAGGGAGTGGCAGCGACTAAGAAGGCAGAGCCCATAGCTTTTACCCAAAACCGTTGGTTGCTTTATCTTTTTCAATTCAGAAAACCAAAAACCATGTCCCCTGACTCCCTCTGAATCAATAACCGGCATTTAACTAACCCCAACCATAAATCTAACCCCAGGTTTGGTTAGCTCTCCCACACTCTTATATATCACTTTTGCTTTTATGtcctttcaactttttcttttctcatttttacacCTAGCAATAATactatttaaactttttttaattttaaatttatatccaCTTTTTCATGGTCATCATAGTTGACCACTTCAAAATTATTCGACTTGTCTTAAAATTCAACTCTCATTATTTGAGATTaaagactttttttttgtttatttgttttataagtAGCACACCATCAACAATGaattatatagaaataaattttagaaaaatggaaatttatttGCGACTTATAATTGGGTTAGGGGcttgaattttatcaatattgTTATGGATACATTCCTTTTAATTCGTTTTAAATTTCCTGATTTGTTCACAATAAATGGAACCAGCtgtaacattaatttaattatgtactGATGGCACGTTAAAGAAAAAGGCAAGTCGTATAAATGCTAATtcataaatgttataattatgacttgaaattaacatttttttttgacaTGGCCAGAAACTTTTTATAAAAGGATTtttcaaatctatttttaattatttgtaacggttaaccaaaataaaaataaaataagaaaacaaattgaaaaaataaaaaaataatcaatgtgAAAATATGGAAAGATAACAATGAGTTGTATAGCTGCACACAGTACTAATAACGGCGACGGcacgaaaaataaataattaaagttgaGAGGTACAATTGCAaaacaaaaggactaaaaatCCCTGCTTTGAAAATATCGCGAAATTACCAAATTACTAACCCTTCCCGTTGTCCTATAAATACATGGCTGGAGTGGAGCTAGGTTTGCCGAACTAAACAGCCAAACACGGctatatagaaatatagaaagCAAGAAAATAGTCTCCttgttttttctcttcttctgcAATTTCTTTTCTACAACACCCTAAGAAAATGGCGGCATCTTCTAGAAAATCGAGTGGACCGGTTCTCCGATCCCTCTCCCCATCAGGCCGATTCAGTTCTCACTATGTTTCACACTCTCCGTCTTCTTCTTCCTCGGCTTTTGCTTATTCCAGTTCGAGCTTTACTTCACGCTCTTCTACTTTCTTTAATCAACCTAGATCTATTTCTCCGCCGCGCGTCAATGTTTATAACCACACTCAATCGTCGCAGTCTGTTCGATTCTCGCTCGATAGCCGTCCGATCTCGCCGAATCGTTCGATTTCAGCTGTCCGTAGAAACACCGAGGCGTTGAGAAATTTACAGAGCAAACAGCCAAAGCGTACCTGTATGTGTTCCCCTACGACGCATCCTGGATCGTTTCGTTGCAGTCTTCATAAAGGATTCAATAATTCGCACGCGTCGTCTGGTTACGCGCCTAGCAATCGGCTTAACGCGCGTAGATCTGCGATGACGAACTCGCTGGTGAGAATTGGAGGAGTCGAAGGAGATTTGGTTAAGAGAGCGTTGTCGGCTTTGATTAGACCTTCCTCTCACCAGCAGCGTCGACGTGCAGCGTTTCAGCCGAGGCCTAGCCGACTCTCCGTGATGTCTAAAGCCGAGGATTGATGAAGGTTCCTCTTGAGTGGTATTGCTTTATTCTTTCAAGCTTTTTGGTTAAGTCTCCGAGATTTTGCGGTGATTGGAGATGGAGCTTTGGAGTAGCGCCTCAGATGATGGCGGTGAAGTCAGAATCCGACGAAGAGGTTGGGGATCTGGACGAAAGGACTCGGGACGGATATGATTTTTAGTTTACTCCGGGCGACCGAAACCGTAGAATCCGAtcaacatattatcatatactTTGTTGGTGTAGATACATATAATTGCAGCCAATAGCAAATTTGAGGTGgttttggacaaaaaaatgaaCTCTTAAAACTCAAAAACTAATCTAATCTTGATATAATTGGAACTAACTCTAATCcaaaa
This sequence is a window from Gossypium raimondii isolate GPD5lz chromosome 5, ASM2569854v1, whole genome shotgun sequence. Protein-coding genes within it:
- the LOC105769688 gene encoding uncharacterized protein LOC105769688 → MAASSRKSSGPVLRSLSPSGRFSSHYVSHSPSSSSSAFAYSSSSFTSRSSTFFNQPRSISPPRVNVYNHTQSSQSVRFSLDSRPISPNRSISAVRRNTEALRNLQSKQPKRTCMCSPTTHPGSFRCSLHKGFNNSHASSGYAPSNRLNARRSAMTNSLVRIGGVEGDLVKRALSALIRPSSHQQRRRAAFQPRPSRLSVMSKAED